The following are from one region of the Cloacibacterium normanense genome:
- a CDS encoding DeoR/GlpR family DNA-binding transcription regulator — protein MNITQRHQEILAVIKHEKYITVSEISKLLGVSEVTIRKDFNYLEEKNLIYRHHGGASLNNPYVVDLPVSQKQNIKIEEKNRIAEKAVEFIEDNDVVILGSGTTIYNMVNYISKEKNITVITSSLLIAARLCEFHNVTIIQLGGSVRYSSQSTVGPNAQEMMLQFSANKLFLGVDGIDEDFGVSTSNIEEAYLNQIMIKNTTKTFLLSDESKFGKKGLGRICSLKDVDCLITNQKVEESFESVLKKFGVNIIVTD, from the coding sequence ATGAATATCACACAAAGACATCAGGAAATTCTAGCTGTAATAAAACATGAGAAATATATTACAGTATCCGAAATATCTAAGCTACTTGGTGTATCAGAAGTTACCATTCGAAAGGATTTTAATTATCTGGAAGAGAAAAATTTAATATATAGACATCACGGTGGAGCTAGCCTCAATAATCCTTATGTGGTAGATTTGCCTGTAAGTCAAAAACAAAACATTAAGATTGAAGAAAAGAACCGAATTGCTGAGAAAGCTGTGGAGTTTATAGAAGATAATGATGTGGTGATTTTAGGCTCTGGAACTACCATCTATAATATGGTGAACTATATTTCTAAAGAAAAAAATATCACTGTTATTACTTCATCTTTGTTAATTGCTGCAAGATTATGCGAGTTTCATAATGTTACGATTATACAATTGGGCGGAAGTGTAAGATATTCTTCGCAATCTACAGTAGGACCAAATGCACAAGAAATGATGTTGCAATTTTCTGCAAATAAATTGTTCTTAGGAGTTGACGGGATTGATGAAGATTTTGGTGTTTCTACTTCTAATATTGAAGAAGCGTATCTAAATCAAATAATGATTAAAAATACTACCAAAACATTTTTGCTTTCGGATGAATCCAAATTTGGGAAAAAGGGTTTAGGTAGAATTTGCAGTCTGAAAGATGTAGATTGTCTTATTACCAATCAAAAAGTTGAAGAAAGTTTTGAAAGTGTTTTGAAAAAATTTGGAGTTAATATTATTGTTACAGATTAA
- a CDS encoding PDZ domain-containing protein, with translation MKILSFLFLIFSLSINAQDGFQILEDNKKVNIPFRQINNLVFLDLKVNNVDLTFLLDTGVSETLLFSLENKEVVFENVEKIKFTGLGGSSYIEGIKSTKNKVEVNKTLIDFSHEIYIILDEDFNFSSHVGIPVNGIIGYHFFKNNPLKIDFERHIITVYNRKYYSEKTFRKFEKLPISVESQKPYHIAEVQQTKEFFPAKMLIDLGNSDAMWLFPNRIPNFNYNRPNIDDFLGRGFNGDIYGKRSRIHALKLGNNILNEPIVAMPSEESVKSMNFVKERIGSIGADVLKRFTIGFDYKNGLFFIKKNKSIKEPFRFNMSGLDIKHDGMKWEKDLVKVELPKLPESTNNDRGTTIRIQDASEFQYKFVLKPEYSVAGVRENSPGFLADIKKGDKLIEINGKKTSDMTLQQINEVFMSEEEKTITLKLLRNSLTLIKEFILKDPIPYQEN, from the coding sequence ATGAAAATCTTATCTTTTCTTTTTCTGATTTTTTCTTTATCCATCAATGCTCAGGATGGCTTTCAGATATTAGAGGATAATAAAAAGGTAAACATTCCTTTTCGGCAAATTAACAATTTAGTTTTTCTGGATTTAAAAGTCAATAATGTAGACCTTACTTTTTTGTTAGACACTGGCGTTTCCGAAACTTTACTTTTTAGCTTAGAAAATAAAGAAGTAGTTTTCGAAAATGTAGAAAAAATAAAATTTACAGGACTTGGCGGAAGCAGTTATATAGAAGGCATAAAATCTACGAAAAACAAAGTAGAAGTCAATAAAACTTTAATTGATTTCAGTCACGAAATTTACATCATCTTAGACGAAGACTTCAATTTTTCTTCTCACGTAGGAATTCCTGTAAATGGCATCATCGGTTATCATTTTTTTAAAAATAATCCTCTAAAAATAGATTTCGAAAGGCATATTATTACGGTTTACAATAGAAAATATTATTCTGAGAAAACTTTCAGAAAATTTGAGAAACTACCTATAAGTGTAGAATCCCAAAAACCGTATCACATTGCCGAAGTACAGCAAACCAAGGAGTTTTTTCCCGCAAAAATGCTCATTGACTTAGGAAATAGTGATGCAATGTGGCTTTTCCCTAATAGAATTCCTAATTTCAACTATAATAGACCTAATATAGATGATTTTCTCGGAAGAGGATTTAATGGAGACATCTATGGAAAACGCAGTAGAATCCACGCGCTGAAACTTGGAAATAATATTTTAAATGAACCTATCGTAGCAATGCCGAGCGAAGAATCGGTAAAATCTATGAATTTCGTAAAAGAAAGAATTGGTTCTATCGGCGCAGATGTTTTAAAAAGATTTACTATTGGTTTCGACTATAAGAATGGCTTATTTTTCATCAAAAAAAACAAATCCATCAAAGAACCATTCAGATTTAACATGAGTGGTTTAGATATCAAACATGATGGCATGAAATGGGAAAAAGATTTGGTAAAAGTTGAACTTCCAAAACTTCCAGAATCTACAAATAACGACAGAGGAACTACAATAAGAATTCAAGACGCGAGTGAATTTCAATACAAATTTGTGTTGAAACCAGAATATTCTGTGGCTGGAGTTAGAGAAAACTCACCGGGATTTTTAGCAGATATCAAAAAAGGAGACAAACTTATAGAAATCAATGGTAAAAAGACTTCTGACATGACTCTTCAACAAATCAATGAGGTTTTCATGTCTGAAGAAGAAAAAACAATTACCCTAAAACTTCTAAGAAATTCATTAACTTTAATCAAAGAATTTATTCTAAAAGACCCTATTCCTTATCAAGAAAATTAA
- the ahcY gene encoding adenosylhomocysteinase, producing the protein METKTQYLPYKVKDISLAEWGRKEIQLAEAEMPGLMALREEYGPSQPLKGARIAGCLHMTIQTAVLIETLVHLGAEVTWSSCNIFSTQDHAAAAIAAAGIPVYAWKGMNAEEFDWCIEQTIFFGEDRKPLNMILDDGGDLTNMVFDKFPELTAGIKGLSEETTTGVHRLYERMANGTLVMPAINVNDSVTKSKFDNKYGCRESAVDAIRRATDVMLAGKRVVVCGFGDVGKGTAASFRGAGSIVTVTEIDPICALQAAMEGYEVKKLDTVIENADIVITTTGNFNIVRAEHFKKMKDKTIVCNIGHFDNEIDMAWLNDNYGNTKTEVKPQVDIYNVDGKEIIILAEGRLVNLGCATGHPSFVMSNSFTNQTLAQIELWTNSEAYENKVYMLPKHLDEKVAALHLKKLGVELETLSPEQAKYIGVEVEGPFKPEYYRY; encoded by the coding sequence ATGGAAACTAAAACTCAATATTTACCTTACAAAGTTAAGGATATTTCCCTAGCAGAATGGGGACGCAAAGAAATTCAATTGGCTGAAGCAGAAATGCCAGGTTTAATGGCGTTAAGAGAAGAATATGGCCCTTCTCAACCATTAAAAGGCGCTAGAATTGCAGGTTGTCTTCACATGACTATTCAAACTGCTGTTCTCATCGAAACTTTGGTTCACCTTGGTGCAGAAGTAACTTGGTCTTCTTGTAATATTTTCTCTACTCAAGATCACGCTGCTGCTGCTATTGCTGCTGCTGGAATCCCAGTTTACGCATGGAAAGGAATGAATGCAGAAGAATTCGATTGGTGTATCGAACAAACCATTTTCTTTGGAGAAGACAGAAAACCATTAAACATGATTTTAGATGATGGTGGCGACTTAACCAATATGGTTTTTGACAAATTCCCAGAATTAACTGCTGGAATCAAAGGTCTTTCTGAAGAAACAACTACTGGTGTTCACAGACTATACGAAAGAATGGCAAACGGAACTCTAGTAATGCCTGCAATTAACGTAAACGATTCTGTTACTAAATCTAAATTCGACAACAAATACGGTTGTAGAGAATCTGCTGTAGATGCAATCAGAAGAGCTACAGACGTAATGCTAGCTGGTAAAAGAGTGGTAGTTTGTGGTTTCGGAGATGTAGGTAAAGGTACTGCTGCTTCATTTAGAGGAGCTGGTTCTATCGTTACGGTTACAGAAATTGACCCAATCTGTGCTTTACAAGCAGCTATGGAAGGTTACGAAGTGAAAAAATTAGACACTGTAATCGAAAATGCTGATATTGTAATCACTACTACTGGTAACTTTAATATCGTAAGAGCTGAACATTTCAAAAAAATGAAAGATAAGACCATCGTTTGCAATATTGGTCACTTTGATAACGAAATTGATATGGCTTGGTTAAACGATAACTATGGTAATACAAAAACTGAAGTAAAACCACAAGTAGATATTTACAATGTAGATGGTAAAGAAATCATCATTTTAGCAGAAGGAAGATTGGTAAACCTTGGTTGTGCAACTGGTCACCCAAGTTTTGTAATGTCTAACTCATTTACCAACCAAACTTTAGCTCAAATTGAACTTTGGACAAATTCTGAAGCTTACGAAAACAAAGTGTACATGTTACCAAAACATTTAGATGAAAAAGTAGCAGCACTTCACCTTAAAAAATTAGGCGTAGAGTTAGAAACACTTTCTCCAGAACAAGCTAAATATATTGGTGTAGAAGTAGAAGGTCCTTTCAAACCAGAATACTACAGATACTAA
- a CDS encoding TolC family protein — protein sequence MNRFYKNISLSFFTILLIGCKAPMPTVIKDETKENLPKNFAQSSNDETKNIGNTPWKEFFTDVNLQKLIETALVNNQELMKTYQEIEMAKSNVLYQKGKLSPFVNAGGSIGVKKAGRYTSEGAGDASTNMEGDHPIPDPLFNYEGGLNASWEIDIWKKLRDEKDAAVAHYLSTVEGKNFILSNLIAEIANNYYELIALDRQLDIIHQYIQINEKALEIAKIQKEAAATTELAVKKFEAELAKSKAEEYVIKQDITEKENIINALTGRFPQNIERSTENMMPPLPEQIFTGIPSQLLENRPDIRQAEYELTASKLDVEVARKEFYPSLGISASLGLEAFKPNYLVKFPESVAYHLAGELAGPMINKSAIKANFQYANAKQLEALYEYDKTILNAYLEVSTKMSKIKNLNQYYELKNQESKALEKSIDIAQLLFKNSRADYLEVLMNNRDLLDAKIELVEAQKNQLTSVVEIYKSLGGGWK from the coding sequence ATGAACCGATTTTATAAAAACATAAGCCTTTCTTTTTTCACCATATTATTAATAGGTTGTAAAGCACCTATGCCTACCGTGATTAAAGATGAAACGAAAGAAAATCTCCCTAAAAATTTCGCTCAATCTAGTAATGATGAAACGAAAAACATAGGAAATACTCCTTGGAAAGAATTTTTCACCGACGTAAATCTTCAAAAATTGATAGAAACAGCTCTTGTTAATAACCAAGAACTGATGAAAACATATCAAGAAATAGAAATGGCCAAAAGCAATGTTCTTTATCAAAAAGGGAAACTCTCTCCTTTTGTAAATGCAGGTGGCTCTATTGGCGTAAAAAAAGCAGGAAGATATACCAGTGAAGGCGCTGGTGACGCAAGCACCAATATGGAAGGAGACCACCCTATTCCAGACCCATTATTTAATTATGAAGGCGGATTAAATGCAAGTTGGGAAATAGACATCTGGAAAAAATTGAGAGACGAAAAAGATGCTGCTGTAGCTCATTATCTGTCTACTGTAGAAGGGAAAAATTTCATTCTCTCCAATTTAATTGCAGAAATTGCAAACAATTACTATGAACTTATTGCTCTTGACCGCCAGTTAGATATTATTCATCAATATATTCAAATTAATGAAAAGGCACTAGAAATAGCAAAAATTCAAAAAGAAGCAGCGGCAACTACCGAACTAGCGGTCAAAAAATTTGAGGCAGAATTAGCAAAATCAAAAGCCGAAGAATATGTCATCAAACAAGACATTACCGAAAAAGAAAACATAATTAATGCTTTAACGGGAAGATTTCCGCAAAATATTGAACGTTCTACCGAAAATATGATGCCACCACTTCCTGAACAAATTTTTACAGGGATTCCTTCTCAATTGCTAGAAAATCGACCAGACATTAGACAAGCAGAATATGAACTTACCGCTTCAAAATTAGATGTAGAAGTGGCTCGTAAAGAGTTCTACCCTTCTTTGGGAATATCAGCTTCGCTAGGTTTGGAAGCTTTTAAACCAAATTATTTGGTAAAATTTCCAGAATCAGTAGCCTATCACCTTGCTGGTGAATTAGCAGGACCAATGATTAATAAATCTGCAATTAAAGCCAATTTTCAGTATGCCAATGCTAAACAACTAGAAGCATTGTATGAATATGATAAAACCATACTGAACGCTTACCTAGAGGTTTCTACCAAAATGTCAAAAATCAAAAACCTTAATCAATACTATGAATTAAAAAACCAAGAAAGTAAAGCATTAGAAAAATCTATAGACATTGCTCAACTTCTTTTCAAAAATTCTAGAGCAGACTATCTAGAAGTATTGATGAATAATAGAGATTTATTAGATGCTAAAATAGAACTTGTAGAAGCACAGAAAAACCAACTCACCTCTGTAGTCGAAATTTATAAAAGTTTAGGCGGAGGTTGGAAATAA
- a CDS encoding efflux RND transporter permease subunit codes for MFNKYIRRPVLSIVISLIVVFLGALALIELPVTQFPSISPPKVNITVEYPGSNNELMVKSVIIPLEQSLNGIPGLKYMTSDAGNDGEGSIQLVFNLGTDPNIAAVNVQNRVSSAVNKLPPIVVREGVKITREEPNMLMYVNLYSNDKKADQKFLFNYADINILPELKRIDGVGFADILGDRQYAMRIWLKPDRMTAYNISADEVMEALNEQSLEASPGRTGESSGKVSQSFEYVIKYPGRFTKEEEYKNIIIKANSNGEFVRLKDIADVEFGSMMYDIYSTLNGKPSAAITIKQSYGSNASQVIKDVKELLAKLEKKDFPKGMHYEISYDVSRFLDASMEKVIHTLFEAFILVSIVVFLFLGDLRSTIIPTLAVPVSLIGAFAVMSAFGITLNLISLFALVMAIGVVVDDAIVVIEAVHAKMEEKNLSPLKATEEAMHEISGAIIAITLVMASVFIPIAFMSGPVGVFYRQFSITMVSAIILSGLVALTLTPALCALILKNNHGKKRKKTPVNNFLDRFNNFFNRGANKYEGLLQKFVTKKMFTLPILLIFCLGTFFLSNKVPSGFIPGEDQGMIYAIVQTPPGSTLERTHKIALDLQKKTEKIEGVQSVSSLAGYEILTEGTGSNTGTCLINLKNWSDRKHSATEIIEQLEEIAKEIPGANIEFFQPPSIPGYGAAGGFELRLLDKAGSGDYHKMEEVSKQFVEDLKKRPEVGNAFSFYSASFPQYMMRVDNDMAEQKGVSVGKAMDNLSTLIGSNYETGFIRFDRPYKVIVQAGPQYRALPQDLLKLYTKNDKDQMVPYSDFMHLEKVYGMSEITRHNLYNSSEVSGNPAEGYSSGEAINAIKEVAEKTLPRGFDIDWAGISKDEVSRGNEAVYIFLVCLGFVYLILSAQYESFVLPLPIILSLPIGIFGAFLCLELFGLENNIYAQIAMIMLIGLLGKNAVLIVEFAVQRRAAGEEIAKAAIQAATLRFRPILMTSFAFIAGLIPLAIATGPGAIGNRTIGTAAAGGMLIGTVFGLIIIPGLYYLFGVISDKLRMAEHEDEKPLTEEIDNNEPIL; via the coding sequence ATGTTTAATAAATATATAAGAAGACCCGTTCTCTCTATAGTCATTTCATTGATTGTAGTGTTTCTTGGTGCGCTTGCTCTCATAGAATTGCCAGTGACGCAGTTTCCATCTATTTCGCCACCCAAAGTAAATATTACGGTAGAATATCCTGGTTCTAATAATGAATTAATGGTAAAATCGGTAATCATTCCATTAGAACAATCTCTGAATGGAATTCCCGGTTTAAAATACATGACTTCTGATGCTGGAAATGACGGAGAAGGCTCTATACAATTGGTTTTTAACCTAGGAACAGACCCTAATATTGCTGCAGTAAATGTACAGAACAGAGTTTCGTCTGCAGTTAATAAACTTCCGCCAATCGTTGTAAGAGAAGGGGTGAAAATCACCAGAGAAGAACCCAACATGTTGATGTATGTAAACCTTTATAGTAATGACAAGAAAGCAGACCAAAAATTCTTGTTCAACTATGCTGACATCAATATTCTTCCAGAACTCAAAAGAATAGATGGTGTAGGTTTTGCAGATATTTTAGGAGACCGACAGTACGCCATGAGAATTTGGTTAAAGCCAGATAGAATGACTGCTTACAACATCTCTGCTGACGAAGTAATGGAAGCCTTAAACGAACAAAGTTTAGAAGCTTCTCCGGGAAGAACTGGCGAAAGTTCTGGTAAAGTCTCACAAAGTTTTGAATATGTCATCAAATATCCGGGTAGATTTACCAAAGAAGAAGAATACAAAAACATTATTATAAAAGCGAATTCTAATGGAGAATTTGTAAGGTTAAAAGACATAGCAGATGTAGAATTTGGAAGCATGATGTACGACATCTACTCTACCTTAAACGGGAAACCTTCTGCTGCAATTACCATTAAGCAATCTTATGGCTCTAATGCGAGTCAAGTAATTAAAGATGTAAAAGAACTTTTGGCCAAATTAGAAAAAAAAGATTTCCCAAAAGGGATGCATTATGAAATAAGTTATGATGTTTCAAGATTTTTAGATGCTTCTATGGAAAAAGTAATTCATACTCTTTTCGAGGCGTTTATTCTGGTATCAATTGTTGTATTTTTATTCTTAGGAGATTTACGCTCCACCATTATCCCTACACTTGCCGTGCCCGTTTCATTAATTGGAGCTTTCGCAGTAATGTCTGCATTTGGGATTACCTTAAATCTTATTTCATTATTTGCATTAGTTATGGCAATTGGGGTAGTAGTAGACGACGCCATAGTAGTAATAGAAGCAGTACATGCCAAGATGGAAGAAAAAAATCTCTCTCCTTTAAAAGCTACTGAAGAAGCCATGCACGAAATAAGCGGTGCAATCATTGCCATCACTTTGGTAATGGCATCTGTATTTATCCCTATTGCTTTTATGTCTGGCCCTGTAGGTGTTTTTTATAGACAATTTTCCATTACTATGGTTTCCGCCATTATTCTATCTGGGTTAGTTGCTCTTACTTTAACCCCTGCTCTATGTGCTTTAATTCTTAAAAATAATCACGGAAAAAAAAGAAAGAAAACACCTGTCAATAATTTTCTAGATCGATTTAATAACTTCTTCAACAGAGGTGCAAATAAATACGAAGGATTACTTCAAAAATTTGTGACTAAGAAAATGTTTACTCTTCCGATATTATTGATTTTTTGTTTGGGAACATTTTTCTTGAGTAACAAAGTTCCTTCTGGATTCATCCCTGGAGAAGACCAAGGAATGATTTACGCCATAGTACAAACTCCGCCAGGCTCTACCTTAGAGAGAACGCATAAAATTGCTTTAGACCTGCAGAAAAAAACGGAAAAGATAGAAGGTGTACAGTCGGTTTCTTCATTAGCCGGGTACGAAATCCTTACCGAAGGAACAGGTTCTAATACTGGGACTTGTTTAATTAATCTTAAAAACTGGAGTGATAGAAAACATTCTGCTACAGAAATCATAGAACAGTTAGAAGAGATTGCCAAAGAAATTCCAGGAGCTAATATTGAGTTTTTTCAGCCACCTTCTATCCCAGGTTATGGAGCAGCAGGAGGTTTTGAACTTCGTTTATTAGATAAAGCTGGCAGTGGTGATTATCATAAAATGGAAGAAGTGAGCAAACAATTCGTAGAAGATCTTAAAAAAAGACCAGAAGTTGGCAATGCCTTTTCTTTTTATTCCGCAAGTTTCCCTCAATACATGATGAGAGTAGATAATGATATGGCAGAACAAAAAGGAGTAAGTGTAGGAAAAGCCATGGATAATCTCTCTACACTTATTGGGTCTAATTACGAAACAGGTTTTATAAGATTTGACAGACCTTACAAGGTGATTGTTCAAGCTGGGCCACAATATCGTGCATTGCCGCAAGATTTACTCAAATTGTACACTAAAAATGACAAAGACCAAATGGTTCCTTATTCAGATTTTATGCACTTAGAAAAAGTATATGGAATGTCTGAAATTACTCGTCATAATCTTTACAATTCTTCTGAGGTAAGTGGTAATCCCGCTGAAGGATACAGTAGTGGTGAAGCGATTAATGCCATAAAAGAAGTGGCCGAAAAAACTTTACCTAGAGGTTTTGACATTGATTGGGCAGGTATTTCTAAAGATGAAGTAAGCCGAGGAAATGAAGCCGTTTATATTTTCTTAGTTTGTTTAGGATTTGTATACCTCATATTATCCGCACAATACGAAAGCTTTGTTTTACCATTACCAATTATTTTATCCTTACCAATTGGGATTTTCGGAGCGTTTTTGTGCTTAGAATTATTTGGTTTAGAAAATAATATTTATGCACAGATTGCCATGATTATGCTCATAGGTTTATTGGGGAAAAATGCAGTACTAATTGTAGAATTTGCTGTACAAAGAAGAGCTGCTGGAGAAGAAATTGCCAAAGCAGCCATACAAGCAGCTACTTTACGTTTTAGACCTATTTTGATGACTTCATTTGCATTTATTGCTGGGCTTATTCCACTAGCCATAGCAACTGGACCAGGAGCTATAGGAAATAGAACCATAGGAACAGCCGCTGCTGGAGGAATGCTAATAGGAACCGTTTTTGGACTTATCATTATTCCAGGTTTATATTACCTTTTCGGAGTGATTTCAGATAAACTTAGAATGGCAGAACACGAAGACGAAAAACCTTTAACCGAAGAAATTGACAATAATGAACCGATTTTATAA
- a CDS encoding efflux RND transporter periplasmic adaptor subunit — MKKITSLASLMVLFLALSCSEKKEEKVENSIYPATIPLKTNTDITKEYVAKIQSAKNIEIRAQEKGFLQKIYVDEGQYVHAGQPMFQIMPQILQAEVMKAKAEVDQSIIELENATKLSVNNVVSRNEQRMAKAKLDAARAELRLAQTKLSFTTIRAPFSGIINRIPLKLGSLVDEGDLLTSLSDNSGIYAYFNLSEPEYLNYQMHAAERGDKGVNLVMANGELFPEKGFIQNIEGEFDSETGNIAFRAKFPNPNQLLRNGETGKIKMSLPLENILEIPQKATYEIQDKTYVFVVDQNGKIKSREITIAHELPDIYVVSNGLQENEKFLLEGVQKVKDNQQVQIKFVNPQEVFKSLKIKAN, encoded by the coding sequence ATCAAAAAAATCACATCATTAGCAAGTCTAATGGTATTATTTCTGGCATTAAGCTGTTCAGAAAAAAAAGAAGAAAAAGTAGAAAATTCCATTTATCCAGCTACTATTCCTTTAAAAACAAATACAGATATTACTAAAGAATATGTAGCCAAAATTCAATCTGCTAAAAACATTGAAATTCGTGCTCAGGAAAAAGGATTTCTACAAAAAATATACGTAGACGAAGGTCAATATGTACATGCAGGACAACCCATGTTTCAAATTATGCCTCAAATTCTACAGGCAGAAGTGATGAAAGCAAAAGCCGAAGTAGACCAATCTATAATAGAACTAGAAAATGCAACTAAACTATCGGTAAATAATGTAGTTTCTAGAAACGAACAAAGAATGGCAAAAGCAAAACTAGATGCAGCAAGAGCAGAATTAAGACTGGCACAAACCAAATTATCTTTTACCACCATTAGAGCGCCATTTTCAGGGATTATCAATAGAATTCCTTTAAAATTAGGAAGTTTGGTAGATGAGGGAGATTTACTTACTTCATTATCAGACAATTCTGGCATTTACGCATACTTCAATCTCTCTGAACCAGAGTATCTTAACTATCAAATGCATGCTGCTGAAAGAGGTGACAAAGGAGTGAATCTGGTCATGGCAAACGGAGAACTTTTCCCAGAAAAGGGATTTATTCAAAACATAGAAGGTGAATTCGATAGTGAGACAGGAAATATAGCTTTCCGTGCTAAGTTCCCTAACCCTAATCAATTACTAAGAAACGGAGAAACAGGAAAAATAAAAATGTCATTGCCTCTGGAGAATATTCTAGAGATTCCACAAAAAGCAACTTACGAAATTCAAGACAAAACATATGTCTTTGTAGTAGACCAAAACGGAAAAATAAAGTCTAGAGAAATAACGATTGCTCATGAACTACCAGATATTTACGTGGTTTCAAACGGACTTCAAGAAAATGAAAAATTCTTGCTAGAAGGCGTACAAAAAGTAAAAGACAATCAACAAGTACAAATAAAATTTGTAAACCCACAAGAAGTTTTTAAATCTTTAAAAATAAAAGCGAATTAA
- a CDS encoding 4'-phosphopantetheinyl transferase superfamily protein, with translation MPFYHDYSDENAVILYWKYSDDDEFNVEELIEPENLEKAKDYHPKKLLEHLMVRKMLKMLLPEHKILYKTIGEPYLWPDSAHISITHSFPFASLAVSKNRVGIDLEKISSKILRIKDKFLHESEHIWTQDRENEVDLLTIIWVIKESLYKVHLSKYWSLKSHYQVFPFDVNNLSEIKCRVFDDFFSHDFTAKVFKIEDFYFAIVEEKRDLDN, from the coding sequence ATGCCCTTCTATCATGATTATTCTGATGAAAATGCTGTAATTCTTTACTGGAAGTATAGTGATGACGATGAATTTAACGTAGAAGAACTCATAGAACCCGAAAATCTGGAAAAAGCCAAAGATTATCATCCCAAAAAGTTATTAGAACATTTGATGGTAAGAAAAATGCTCAAAATGCTACTTCCAGAGCACAAAATTCTCTATAAAACCATCGGCGAACCTTATCTCTGGCCAGATTCTGCACATATTTCTATCACGCATTCTTTTCCATTTGCTTCTCTAGCGGTTTCTAAAAATAGAGTAGGAATAGATTTAGAGAAAATAAGTTCTAAAATTCTAAGAATCAAAGATAAATTTCTACACGAATCAGAACATATTTGGACGCAGGACAGAGAAAATGAAGTAGATTTATTGACGATTATTTGGGTCATCAAAGAAAGTCTTTATAAAGTTCACTTGTCTAAATATTGGTCGTTAAAATCTCATTATCAGGTATTTCCTTTTGATGTCAATAACCTTTCTGAAATAAAATGCAGAGTTTTTGATGATTTTTTCAGTCATGATTTCACTGCAAAAGTTTTTAAGATAGAAGATTTTTATTTCGCCATCGTAGAAGAAAAACGAGATTTAGATAATTAA